Genomic window (Leptospira koniambonensis):
ATCCAAATTCAGGAACGACGACTTACACATATGATAATGCCTCGGGGAAATTACAGGAGCAAAGAAATGCTAATGGTTCCCGGGTTGTATATTCTTATGACATAATAGGAAGACCTACTCTTGTTAGAGGTATAAGTTCTAATGGAGAGAGTGTTGATCATATCTACGAGTATGATAATGCTGAAATTTCGAACGGAATTGGGAGATTAAGTAAAGTTACCGATCCTCTCGGAACAACTGAATTCGGATATGATATTCGAGGAAATCAAACGGAGTTGAAAAAGTATCTTTCCGAAGAAGATTTGACTCTAATCATTAAGAAAGCCTATAATCTTCAAAATCAAATAGAGCAAGTTGTTTATCCAGATGGAAGTGCCGCAAAAAATATATATTCAGCGGCCGGCTATTTATCTGGAATTACTTTGACTCCCGAAAATGGAAGTGGTTCTGATATTGTTGTAGTTCAGTATGTAGGACCAATTTTTGAAAATGGAAACTTGAAATTCCAAAGACTTCTTGGAAATGGAGTCACAACAAATGTTACTTATGACCCGATCGAGAAACGGCCGATAAGCGTTCAGACAAGCAAGGATTCTGAAGTTTATGAAAGTGTAAATTATACTTATGATAATTTTGGAAATTATATTAAGATTGATGATCTAAAGAATCCTACTCGAAGCCAAACTTTCATATACGATAATTTGAATCGCCTTTTATCTTCTACGGGAGTCAATGGTATTCAGGAATACCAATACTCCGATTCTGGGAAACTTTTGAAAAAGGGTAACCTGACTTATTCCTATGCGGACTCGTCACATAAAAATGCAGTTACGCAAGTTATAGGAGATATTGATACCTATACGTATTCCTACGATCTTTCTGGAAATGTGATTAATCGCAATGGAGAGACTATCGAATATGGTCCCTTCCAAAAAGTGAAAAGTATTCATACAGAGGATCAAGGAACGATTTCTTTCGATTATGATTTCACTGGAACAAGAATTCGTAAAGTTTCACCTGTTGATGGAGCAAAAACGATTAATCTGGGGGGTCTATACGAAATAAATTTGATTCCTGGAAAAAAACCGAAGCATACACTTTACTTCAAAGGAGCTTACGGTGATTTGATAGGTCAATGGACGAAAACGGACGTCGATCTTATCTCCGGAACAATTAATTCAAATTCTATAGCCGAAAAAGCCAAGCTAGCTTGGAATAATCTTGTCTGGAAAACTGGAGACATTTCACTTACAGGAATTAAATATATTCTGTTTGAAAAAGAATCGATTATTGTCCTCCTGAGTATCTCCTTAATTTCTGCATTCTGCTTTTCCTTACTTCATATTAATCAAGGAGTTTGGAATTCCATTCTTAAATTTTCCGCTCCAATTCTGATTCTATCTATATCAAATTGCTCTGTTTTGATTCCCGGTGGCAATGGTGATCCACCTTGGGAAGAAGCGTTGATAATAGATGCCAATACTCCAGGCGTTGGAGATGGCCCAGGTCGTGTCTTTCCTGTAGAGGGCTTTATATTCTTACATCCAGATCATTTGGGATCGATCACGATGGCAACGGATGGAAATGGAAATAGAATTACTGGTGGGACACAGGCTGGAGCTTCTCACATTAGCTATGAACCTTATGGAGAAATAAATCGTACAGATTCATTTGGACCAGATGTATTTAGATACAAATATACCGGTCAAGAAGAAGATAAAGAGACTGGCCTGTATTATTTTAAAGCCAGATACTATGATCCTTTAATTGGTAGATTCCTACAAGCAGACTCGGTTATTGATGGTAATCGCCCAATGGGAATGGACTCATACATGTATACTGAAGGCAATCCACTAAGATATGTGGACCCTTCCGGACACAGTATGTTGAGTGCTTGGTTGAGTCAGAATGGATTGGGAATGTTGAATTTTAGCATTTCATTAAGTTCCTTTTTTCAGAATGCTTTTTATGTAAGCAGCCAAAGATGGAGTGCTTTCGGATTATCCGTTTTTAACTATTCTTTATTAAGCTTAGGTCAAGGAGGAAGCGCCTGGGATAAAAGTGGACAATGGCTTGATCGTCAAGCAATTGATCCAATCGCTCACATGAGTACCCAAGAGCTGATCGTAGGCGGTATTATTTTAGCAGCCGCTATTTTCCTCGCTATAGTTGTCGGACCGGAAGTCATTGCTTGGGCCGGGAGCCTTGTAGAAGCATATGGTGCAGGAGCCGTTTTGGCAGCACAAGTCTTTGCCAGCGTAACGTTCGGAATAGCCGTAGAAATGGCAGGAGCTGCTTTTGCAGAAGTCCTTGGTTCACTATCGACTTCTTCGTTCAATAATATACATTATGACAAAAAAGCCGGTGTGGCAATGAAAGATATCGGAGCAAGTGCTGCTTCCGCTGGTGGTTTGTATGGCGGACTTGCTGATGCAGCGATGACAACAAGCCGGAATGAAATAATCGACGCAGGAATAGATTCCGCCGATGGAACTCTTACAAGCGGTACAGTTTCGCTACCCTTACAATACGAATTCGAATTTTTTAATTATAAATTCGTTGTATCTTCAACCGTTAATATGGATTATGCGGTAACCTCGCAAATTTACTATCCATATATGAAATCCATTTTTAATAGTGCTGCTCGGGATGCAGTATTGACTTGCTGGGTTTATAATAAAACGGCCAAAGAATGTTCCGTAAAAAAATAGAATCTGAATTTTATGATTAAAAAAATGAACCGAATATTTGGTATAATACAGTTTAGCGTTGAATTAGTATTGATCCTTCTCGCTATTTTTTTCTTAGAGAATTGCAGATATACTGTCTATCCTGAAAATCCCACACTACCTCCTTTCGAAAAAATAATTGTAGCGCCGACGGAAAAAAAGAGAGTCTTACTGCAAATAGACTACGCCTCTTTCACTAATGGAAAGTTACTAACCACCGAACGAAATAAAATCATTATTGGTGAGAAGTATTATAATGAGATAAAGGATGAGTTAGATAGCACTGGTCTATATACCTTAGTTAAAGAAGGTGATCCTTTTGATTATAAGGTCTCCGCAAATATTCGATTATATATGAACCAAAATACTGGAATTTTGATTCTTTCGGGATTTACAGCTTTAATTATTCCTACAGAGGAAAAAGGTTCATTAGCTTTAGCATTACAAATATTCGATTCAAATGGAAAGGAATTGTCCACAATTCGCAGATCGGAAGAACATTCATTTATTGCTCAGATTTTACTCGTCTTCCTTATGCCGTTCGATTGGCCATTTGGGAAAGATGCAGAACAGAGACAAAGATTAATTCGTTCTGCTGTTAATGAATTCCGCCTATTGACAAAAGAAGTAAGCCGAATATGAGATATGTGAAAAGTCTTCCTGTTCATGGTTGATTTAATCATCTCACAAAACACCCAGTCGAGCACCTATCATCATAAATGCGTAAACTAATTTTACAAGGGTAATCAATAAATGAAGCGAATTTGTATCTTCTTACTAATTATACTTTCCATATCTAAATGTATTGCTGTGGATACCTTAGGTCTAACTGATACTTATAAAGGTGATGTTGCAAAGAAAAAGCTTCTTGATGCTGCCAAGATAGGGGATTATCTGATGGCAAACGCTTATTTCACTGCTCAGGGCTATACCGGTTCTGAACTTGAGTCATACGTAATCGCCGATGTTATTTATACTTCTTTTATAGATGAAGTGGTCTTCAATATCGATGAATCAAAGTATTACAAAAAGGCAGATGTAGATACATGTGCTAAAGTGCTTCAGTTCCTTGGAGTCGCTGTAGATATCGATTCATTTACTTCTTACATGAGTAATTTTAATTGTCGCTTAAGTCCAAATGATTTGCTTATCGACAAGAATATGGGTAAAAGTTCAAATAATCCGACTACGAATAAGTGATTAGAACGCTATTGCTTCCTGCTAATCTGCAATCAAGGATCACCTTACCTGAACATTTATCAAATACAGATCGCCAAATACTGATAGAGGAATTCATTTTGCGTTCAGTAAATTGATGTAGAGCGATACGGCAGGAAGGAAAACCTCTAAAACAGAACTCAGATTTATCTACTCAAAAAACTGTTTTAGCAATGGACATTCAGATTTTTTCAAAACGAAACTTTATTCGAACCTAAAATAGAAATCTATTTTGGAGAGTATCAATAAAAGAACCGATTTTCTCCAATGAAATTTTCGGTACATCACCATTTATTAATAATTTCAATTGGTCACCATTTGTTATCAAGTATTCTCTTAATGAATCATAATCGCTATATCGGTATCCTGCACTATCTATCGAATTTGAAAGTGCCCAAACCGCTTCTCGATCGATTAAGCCCATGTTCAATAAATCCACTTGCAATTCATTGGATATGCCAAATTGAAGAAGAGACGGCCAAATCAATATCGAATTTGAAAGCGAAGTTGTTTCGATACGAGTTTCTGCAATCTTTATAACCGTTGATATAATCCTATGTACATTAAACGAAAGGAAAAGATTTATTAAACGCAAAGATTGAAAAACTTCAACATTGATTTTAGCTGAAATTTCGGAATACCAATTTCCTTCGACCCACATTTTGATAGCTTCTTTAATATCGTCATTTGTGAGAGGCAAATCTCCATTATTGGACAAAAATTCTTCCAATTCAATTTTGTATTGATTCAAGTTAAAAAGAATCGTATCAAGTATGAAAGAAAGCCAATTTGAATCTAATGGATCCAATTGTTTTTGCCATATTTCATTTTGAAAATCTACCTTTTCATTTATATCTTTAAATAGTCTATACGTAGCACCAGACTTTTTGAGATACTTAAAGTCTCCTGTTTGGATTAAAGATTTAATTTTTTCTCCCCTGATTTCGAAAAGAGAATTCATAGTGCCTTTTTCTTCCGCGTTTAATTGTGCATATGAAAGAGTTTTAGTTAAGAGATCCGTAAGTAATTTTTCGAAATCACTTATCTCAAACTCTTCCGAAAGCAAATCTACAATAGATAAATCTATCGAATCGATTAGTTTTTGAAAAGTCTCGTCAGCTTCCTCTATAGTTTCTTCTGATAACAATATTCGTTGATTGATTATTTTCTGGGTTAATTCTTGGATTAGGTTATAAAGGGCCCCTCTGATTGGCTCAAAATTATTGTCCTTTATTAGCAGTTTGACTCTTTCGAAATCTTTCTTATTGGGAACAATAATCAAACCGCGTGTTTCTTTTCCTGCGCGGCCGGCACGACCAATTAGATTTTTTAAATCCCGAAGTTGAATAGGTTCACGTTTTTCACGCAACGCTGGATTAAATCTCGAAATGGAATGGAGCACCATCGTTTTGATAGGCAGATTTACTCCTTCTGCCAGAGTATTAGTGCATATTACTAATCTTATATGGCCCAGGCGCAGAGAATCTTCAATGATTTCTCTTACTCCTTGTGGAAAATCTCCGTGATGAAAAAGTAATCCCTGTGCAGCAGATTTAGTCAACAGATACTCTTCACCGAAAATCTTAGAAAAATAAGCCGTTAAACTATTCAAAAATTCAGTAGAAGCAAACTTTGTTAATGGATTTTCTTCGTAATAGGATAATTGAGCCAAAGCTTCCTCAACCAAGAATTCGACTCCGATATTGCCCCTTTTATGTGGAGCAAATAAGGCGACATTGCCGGACTTAATGGCCTTTAATGAAACTGCTACAGATAGGCCACCGTTAGAGTTTATTTTCTTCTTCTTTCTCTTTGGCTTAACTAAAGTAAGTTCCTCATCAAATAAATATTTATATAATTGATATCTTTGAGGATATTTTAGGGTAGGATTTACATCCAAGTAGTAGCCTGTTTTTTTAGTTTTCATTCTTTCTAAAAAAGCAAAATCCAGATGTGTAGGACGATAGTCGGAGTGAATGCTGGAGTTTTCACGCCCGCCTAACCAAATATTGACAATCTCTAAATTTGGAACAATTGCTGAAATAAAAATGAAACGAATGGAAGATTGTGTTCTGGACTTTAATCTCGTTAATAAAAGTTCGTAGCTTAGGCCTCTCTGCTTATCTTCCAAAAGATGTCCTTCATCACATATTACTAGTGAGAATTCTTTCAGAGCATCCGGCATGGAATTTTCGAATACTAAGAACTTTTCCGGAGTTGCTATTAGTAGATTAATCTCCGATAACGATCTTTTTTCATCTATAGTCGGAAAACTTCCTCCATAAATAGTCTTCGACTTAATTCCGAGACTTCCCAAACTTTTTGCTATAGAATTTTTTAATTCCGAAGCAAGCGCACGAAAGGGAGCGAGATAGAGAATTTTTGCATTTGGATTATTTTTAAATTCATTATAAATTATTAATTCATTCAAGGAACTCTTACCAGAACTTGTCGGCATCTGAAGAGTTGTCGTATTGCTAATTAGGATGCCTTTATTTAAAGCTTCACGTTGCGAAGGAAAAAATGTCCATATTGGAAATGCTTTATCTAAATTTTTCTTAACGAAGGGTTTCCAGAACGATTTAGAATTTCTCTGAATTAAAACGTCATACCATAGGTTATTCTTACTAAATTTCTTTATAAGAGACAAACCAAGGGAATATGAAAAATAGGTAGCGATATTCTTTTCAAATTGATTTTCAACTTCCTTTTCGAATGTTTCAATTAAAGATTCAATTAATTCAATATCTCCATTTTTTAGGAAATCATTCAAAATTCTGCAGTAGGGATTTTTGTTATCCAATTTTCGCGACAAAAAGCAAGAAAGGAAAATTTGAATTTTTTCAGGATATAAATCTGAAGGATACAAATTCGAAAGTATCCATGAAGAAGCGGGATAATCTGAGAGATAATATAAGCCCGCTGTGAAAAGCATATTTATTTTTTTATTAACACCATTAAAATGATCTCGCTTATTCTCTAACGAAAATATTTCCAGAGCTTTTGCTAACTCCAGACATTCTTTTCTTTCTTCTGCGGAAGTTATTTCTCCATTAATAAGAGAGAGCGCGTTGTTCATTATGCTAATATAAAAATAGTCGACTTTAGGTAAGAATGTATATTTTGCACGTTTGGAGGAAGGAAGCTGAAAATCTATGAAGGATTGCCATGACTCCGATTCAGCGATCCATATATTCAACATATTCGTCATACGTTCATTTCCTTAAGAATTAGTTCGAAAGTCTTCTCATAGATTTCCTGTAATTTACCAATGGAGAACACAACGACGGTTATGTTATGCTTATTATCGATAACCTTATTTACCTCTTCGTCTAAAAAATTTTTATCTATAAAGGCAAATGCTTTATATTTAATATCATAAATACCATTCTTTGCCGGATTTTGGTATCTTTCTAATAAGAGTTTCTCTTTAACATTTCCTTCCTTGGCATATTTTCTCTCTAACCATTTTAAAGTAAGCGCGAGTCTAAAGATTTTGTCATCGGCGGCCCCATCAACAGCTTCTTGGATCCTATGCCTTTTTTTCTTGTTCGTGGCTTTCATTTTTGATTCGATGGAAATTAAAAAATCTTCCTCCGTGGCTTTTTTGGGATTTTTTCTGTAAAAGAGAATTGCATCGGTATGCGGAGAAGCTTTATTTTTATCTTTCCACCTCCATTTTAATGGCCCGTTAACGGATTTCTTTTTTTGTTTAGATCTTTCGCTAGTTAAAAGGAAACTGCATATTTCGCCAAAATCGCCTGATTTTATACTTCCTTTATCTGGCAAAATGTATTCCTTAAGAAATTCAGAAGGAGAAATTTGATTTAATTGCGCTTTGTCCTTTAGCTCTTCATCGCTAATGTAAGATAATCTAAAACGCTCGAAAATACTTTTAATAAATTCTTCATGCTTATTATCCTTCAGAGAATACAATATATAATTTTTTTCATCCGTTCTTGTGAAATATTTCAGCATAGTCATAGTAAAAATATTTGAGTTAATTTTTGCCTACAATTGCCAATCTAAGAATTGTCTTCCGTCAAAATAGGGTTTGGTATAAAATTTTGCTGTCGTAACTGGTGATGAATGTCCTAAAACTTTTTGGGCCGCTATAGACCCGGCTTTATCCAGCAATTTCTGTCCAACCGTATGCCTCAAAGCATGCGGATGAACCTTCCTTCCTTGGCAGGTTGTTACATCCCAAGCTCCTACGATCCTCTGTAAGCTTCTGGTTGTCAGTGGGGTTCGGTTTGATTGATTTCTCTTTGGTCGAGAGAGAAAGAACATATCGGACTGGATCTTACTGGCCTTGTGATAATCCCTTACAGCTTTTAGAGCCTCGTCTGGTATTACTGCATATCCCAGGTGCCCGCCTTTCCGAATAAAAGTTATAAGAGTTTCACCTGTAGGAGCTTTTACTAATTTAGAAAACCGTAAAGAGACTATCTCTTTAGCCCGGAGCCCGGTTTTACTCAGAATAGAAAATAGAGCGCGATTTCTGTATTCTTCTTCCGTTTTTGGCTTAGAGAAGCGCTTAGAAAGGGATTGCATCGTTTGGTCCGTTAGACCCTTTCCAAACATTGGCGGGGAAGTAGGGGGACCGCCATTGCCTCCTTTTTTCTTTTTCCGGGCCGATTCTATATTTACAATTTTCTTAAAGTTAGGCGCAATAGGCATTTCAAAAAGTTAAGGTCGTTTTGGATCTTGTCAAGAAAAAGGATTGAAAACGAACGTTTGGATGAGATTTCCAATGTCCGAAATGTTCTCCAAAACGGACCTTGAATCAGGTTATCTTATATGAGATCTATTAAGAATATGGCAGGAATTAAAAGCAGAACATTAGGATTCAATGTTATCTAAACTTACATAAGTTCATAGTTATACGCCATTATGTTTAAAATAGTTCCAAAAACATTGCGATCAAGATTTCTTTCCAAGCGGAGTAACGAATGCTTTATCATTGGGAAATTTTCGTACAAACTGATTCAAAACAACCAAGATATTGCATTAGAAGGGGTACTTAAATACTATTTATCTCCTTTTCCCTATGCTGAGTTAAATACGCAACTTAGCTATCATTTGACAATATCATTTGGAAGCTGCGAAATCGCTATTGAAGAGAGAAAATATAGGGCTTCAATCTATCATATTTCTCACGTTGAAGGAAAAACATCTTTTAAAATTCGAATTGTTGAAAGTGTACTTATTGGAACTAATGCGAATGCTGATTTTATTCTCTGTCATATACCAAATTTTATAGATAATGAAGGTTTTGCTACTCGAACAGGCCGAGGCATTATACACGGGAGACTTGTTCTTGAAGATGAAGAATATAAGGTTATTTTAGACAAACTATTCGATTTTGATAGAATAATTAAAAATCTATCGTATTTCCCTGGAACATCAATAACTCATAAAGCAATAATTTGTAAGAAAAATGAACAAAAGATAACCTTTGATGAATTTGAAAAGAAGCTAAAGGATCTCGACCTTTTTCTAAGTTTTCTAAAAGGCAGTCGGATTAAGTCAATTTTACATCTGGGTTATAAAATTAACTACTTTGGAAGGCTTAAAATTCTAAAACGCCCATTCTTTATATTCCGAAAGCTGTTTCAGAAAGGTATATTTCGGAAAAAACTATCGCTTTCATTGAAGTACTTTTTTGCAAAGGAAGAAAAAATATGGGAATATTTGAGGTATGAACAAAAATTCGAATATTATAAAATTGATAGATCATTTTTTCGATTTGATATAAGCGAAGACATAATGAAACTTTATCCCAAATTTATCTCTAAAGTTGGCGACGCTAATTGGGGGAAGGGATTGAAATTAGTTTTGGATATTTATTTCCAAACAAATAAGAAAGATGCGGATTACATCACATTAATCAATATAAATCAAATTGTCTTTGAAGCTATTTCTTGGCTAAAATTTGTAGAGATTGATTGTAGGTATACTGCTTCGGATTATAAAAAATCAAATTTATATCCAGCACATAAGAAATTAAAAGAACTTTTAAATTGGTTAAACATATCTGATGTAATTCCAGTAGAGCTCAAAGAATTGCAGCAATTCGGGTCCTCAATAAATAAAAATTCAGCGTCTGAGGTAATAACATTTATTCGCAATCGTTATGTCCATCCCAGTCAAATTTTTGTTCTAAACTCTTTTTCGGAAAAAATGATGGAAGAGGCATGGACTTTGGGCTGTCACTATATCGATTTAATTTTATTGAGAATAATTGAGCATGACACTAATTATTACAATCGAATTAAGAATAAAATAGAACAGGTCCCATGGTAGAACAATCAACCGCACATAACTTTAGGTGCTCACACACGTGTAAAACTTCAAAACACCTTGTTTGTTAGTTACCATGCAAGTAGAAACTTAGGAGGTGCTTATGAGTATTAACGATGAAGAAATAATTGAAAGTTTAAATTCTTTTACTGAAAATGAAATGATAGACAAAATACTTATTCCACTTTATCAAAAAAGATTTGCGAATAAATTTTACGAGATTGAAAATACAGGAAAAAATAAACAAGAGGACCAAGGTATTGATATAACGTATTATGAATTGTCAACGGATATAAAAAATAGAGTCTATACTGGAATTCAAGTTAAGCAAGATGATATCACTACTGGTTCTGGCCAAAATGGTATTGCAAATATTATTAACCAAGCCACCCAAGCATTTTCTAAGCCCGTACATACTGTTAAAGATAAAAATATATATTACATAAAAACATTCAAAATCTTAACAACGAAAGGAATACTCCCTAAAGCACGAGCCAAAATAGTTGATCAAATGAAAGACAAAAATATTGAATTTATAGTTGGCTCTGACTTGATTCAGTGGGTAAGGGAAAGTTTTTTAGAAGAATTTATTAAGTTGTTCCCGAATCTCGGCTCAAATGAAATTGAATCTGATGAAGATTTATCTCCGTTCGATTTGATCGTTGATTATCTTAAGCAGAATTTCGAAGAGCAAATTGATACAGTCAAAAACTCCCTTCGACCTCTGGATGGCGAAAGTAAAAATATAATCTTCGCGGTTGTTGCTTACCGCTTGAACAATCCTTATGAAATAGCCAAACATGTTGGTAGTAGTAAGAGTTATATTCAAGATTGCATAGAGGGCTTACGTTCAGATAATTTACTGGATTACGATGAGGATGGAGAAATTATTCTTAAAACAAATGATTTTTCAGATATCGATGAGCTAATTGAGCAAGCAGAAGAGCGAATTAAGCAACTCGGTTATGAGAAAGAATTGAATGGTATTGAAATTATTGAAAGATTAGTTATAAAGACACGTTTCCATTAAATATTGGCACAGAAACTAACTATCATATCTGGCGTTACGTCCAGGCTTCGCCACATTTCGTTTTTTCAACTCGTCTTGCGAAACGAGCCTCTTGTCAAGTGCTTGCCATTGTATGACAATGCAATCCAAATCTATCGAGTTAGTAATATATATGAGCAATGATAAAATAATTTTAGAAATGAATGTCCAGATGACTATTATAGATAATCTGGGAATAAAAATGTATTCGAATGTAGAGGCAGTACTAGGTGAACTTATCTCAAACGCTTATGATGCAGATGCCACTGAAGTAAATATTCGGATTCCAACTGGACAGTTGAGCAAGGATTCTGAAATTATTATAGAAGATAATGGTAGTGGAATTAGCTTAAATGAAATCAATTCAACGTATTTAAATCTAGGAAGAAACCGCAGGGATGACCCGTCTACAGCCATTACTCCGGTGCACAAGAGAAAAGTAATGGGCAGAAAAGGGATTGGAAAACTCTCTGCATTCGGAATAGCTGATACAATAGAGATAACTACACAAAAAGATAAACTCGAAACAGCCTTCTTACTAAACATAAATGATATTCGAAAAACTCCGGTAACGGAAAAGTATAAACCATTATTTACCGTAGCCTCTGCGGATAATTCAAAGTCAGGGACGAGGATTAGGTTAAAAGATTTAACAAGAAAGAGAGGTTTTTCACTTCCCCAGCTTAAAAGTAAAATTGCGAGACGATTCTCTTGCATTGATTCAACTTTTCAATTATCCATTAATGGGAATAAGATAACTCCAGAGGAAAGAAATCTCAAAGATAGATGCGAATTAAAATTTGAGTATAAAGATTTAAAAATAGATCCAGAGAATGAGTTAATAATATCCGGATGGATCGGTACATTTCCCCAGCAAGTTCCAAGTGATATTGCACCTGGTGTCGTCATAATGGTTAGAGGAAAGCTTGCTCAGGAAGCAACTTTCTTTGATGCTCCGACAAGCGGTTGGATTAATATGGCTAAGTTTTATCTTGTTGGTGAGATTTATGCTGATTTTTTAGACGATGATGACGGTGAAGACTTAATATTAACAAATAGATCTTCAGTTGATTGGTCATCTGAGTTTGGATTGAAGTTACAGACATGGGGTCAAGAAGAGATAAAAAAAATAGCTAAGTCTTGGGGAGAAAATCAGAAGAAAAAGAAGGAAAAAGTAATTAGAGAAGATCCAGAATTTACTGATTGGCTTGAAGGTCTCTCAACGCCGGAGAAGAAGGTAGCGAACAAAGTCATAAATGCTATTACTGCTGATGGAGTTCTACCAGATGAAAGAGTTAAGGAATTAACAGGTTATATAAAGTCTTCATTTGAATTTCAAGTTTTCAAAGAATTAGCTGCTGTCATTTCTGAAGAGCCTACTGTAGATGATCGGAAATTGATCGAATTATTTGAAGAGTGGGATATAATAGAAGCTCGAGAAGTGCATAAAGTTGCCGAAGGTCGGTTATTAGCGATTCAGCAACTCGAGAAAATGATTGTTACCAATGCCCGCGAAGTGCCTGAAATTCATCAATTTCTAGCAAGTTATCCATGGATACTGGATCCGAGCTGGACGATTGCTTACGATGAAACATATTATTCTACGCTACTCAAAGATAATTTTAAAGAGCCGCAAGAAAAACCTGACATTAATCGGAGGTTAGACTTTGTTTGCATTGGAGCTGGGGATACAATACATGTTGTAGAGTTGAAAAGGCCTAGAGCAAAAATCGGAAAAGATGAACTATCGCAATTAGAAGAGTATGTTGCGTTTATTAAACAACAATTGGGTAATGCGCCAAATGGAAGAAGTTATCGATCAGCCTCAGGATACATTATTGGCGAAGATATAAAAGATGATTTTTATACAAAAGAAAAAATTGAGACCCTTGAAAAGAATCGTATGTATGTAAGAAAGTATGCTGACCTTTTGAGTATGGCGAAAAAGCTTCATCATGATTTCTCGGAAAAAATTAAATCAAAGTCATAAGATTATTACAACTCGTCGCTATCTGTACAAACGCGCCCACTCCAGATTTGATAAGCAATGCATACTTAGTTATCTGTCTGAGTTCTAAGAATTTACCTCACATAGATCTCCATTACTCTTTCTAGCTTTAGTTGATTGACATTTTCCTTAAAATAATGAGTTAGGAAGTTCTTGCAGATCTGGGCTTATCTATAAAGCTAATATCTTTATAGATAATTTACGAAAAATATATCGGAACTTTAAAGTAAATATTTGATTTTTTAGACGTTGTAGTAGGGAGTTGAGCTAGTTCTCGACAATTAATGCTAAAATTTGCTAAACTCCTTTGCTATCAAGTCGCTTAAGACTCCGTATTCGCAATGAAGAATATTAACATCTAATTCTTCTGCTTTTTTCTTAATTGAAGAAATGAAATTCTCTTTCCTTAATTGCTCACAATACTCGGAGAATATTCTATCTTTAAAATAATCAGGAGCAATGCTTCTTGTTAAAAAGAATGATAGTATACCATTTTCAATTATTTCTTTTAGTTTGTCATCTCCAACGAAGCTATCTTTAAAAGTTAAAAGATAATTGAAAGTTATTGGGGACCGA
Coding sequences:
- a CDS encoding TIGR04452 family lipoprotein, coding for MKRICIFLLIILSISKCIAVDTLGLTDTYKGDVAKKKLLDAAKIGDYLMANAYFTAQGYTGSELESYVIADVIYTSFIDEVVFNIDESKYYKKADVDTCAKVLQFLGVAVDIDSFTSYMSNFNCRLSPNDLLIDKNMGKSSNNPTTNK
- a CDS encoding DEAD/DEAH box helicase, translated to MTNMLNIWIAESESWQSFIDFQLPSSKRAKYTFLPKVDYFYISIMNNALSLINGEITSAEERKECLELAKALEIFSLENKRDHFNGVNKKINMLFTAGLYYLSDYPASSWILSNLYPSDLYPEKIQIFLSCFLSRKLDNKNPYCRILNDFLKNGDIELIESLIETFEKEVENQFEKNIATYFSYSLGLSLIKKFSKNNLWYDVLIQRNSKSFWKPFVKKNLDKAFPIWTFFPSQREALNKGILISNTTTLQMPTSSGKSSLNELIIYNEFKNNPNAKILYLAPFRALASELKNSIAKSLGSLGIKSKTIYGGSFPTIDEKRSLSEINLLIATPEKFLVFENSMPDALKEFSLVICDEGHLLEDKQRGLSYELLLTRLKSRTQSSIRFIFISAIVPNLEIVNIWLGGRENSSIHSDYRPTHLDFAFLERMKTKKTGYYLDVNPTLKYPQRYQLYKYLFDEELTLVKPKRKKKKINSNGGLSVAVSLKAIKSGNVALFAPHKRGNIGVEFLVEEALAQLSYYEENPLTKFASTEFLNSLTAYFSKIFGEEYLLTKSAAQGLLFHHGDFPQGVREIIEDSLRLGHIRLVICTNTLAEGVNLPIKTMVLHSISRFNPALREKREPIQLRDLKNLIGRAGRAGKETRGLIIVPNKKDFERVKLLIKDNNFEPIRGALYNLIQELTQKIINQRILLSEETIEEADETFQKLIDSIDLSIVDLLSEEFEISDFEKLLTDLLTKTLSYAQLNAEEKGTMNSLFEIRGEKIKSLIQTGDFKYLKKSGATYRLFKDINEKVDFQNEIWQKQLDPLDSNWLSFILDTILFNLNQYKIELEEFLSNNGDLPLTNDDIKEAIKMWVEGNWYSEISAKINVEVFQSLRLINLFLSFNVHRIISTVIKIAETRIETTSLSNSILIWPSLLQFGISNELQVDLLNMGLIDREAVWALSNSIDSAGYRYSDYDSLREYLITNGDQLKLLINGDVPKISLEKIGSFIDTLQNRFLF
- a CDS encoding tyrosine-type recombinase/integrase; this encodes MPIAPNFKKIVNIESARKKKKGGNGGPPTSPPMFGKGLTDQTMQSLSKRFSKPKTEEEYRNRALFSILSKTGLRAKEIVSLRFSKLVKAPTGETLITFIRKGGHLGYAVIPDEALKAVRDYHKASKIQSDMFFLSRPKRNQSNRTPLTTRSLQRIVGAWDVTTCQGRKVHPHALRHTVGQKLLDKAGSIAAQKVLGHSSPVTTAKFYTKPYFDGRQFLDWQL
- a CDS encoding ATP-binding protein, with translation MSNDKIILEMNVQMTIIDNLGIKMYSNVEAVLGELISNAYDADATEVNIRIPTGQLSKDSEIIIEDNGSGISLNEINSTYLNLGRNRRDDPSTAITPVHKRKVMGRKGIGKLSAFGIADTIEITTQKDKLETAFLLNINDIRKTPVTEKYKPLFTVASADNSKSGTRIRLKDLTRKRGFSLPQLKSKIARRFSCIDSTFQLSINGNKITPEERNLKDRCELKFEYKDLKIDPENELIISGWIGTFPQQVPSDIAPGVVIMVRGKLAQEATFFDAPTSGWINMAKFYLVGEIYADFLDDDDGEDLILTNRSSVDWSSEFGLKLQTWGQEEIKKIAKSWGENQKKKKEKVIREDPEFTDWLEGLSTPEKKVANKVINAITADGVLPDERVKELTGYIKSSFEFQVFKELAAVISEEPTVDDRKLIELFEEWDIIEAREVHKVAEGRLLAIQQLEKMIVTNAREVPEIHQFLASYPWILDPSWTIAYDETYYSTLLKDNFKEPQEKPDINRRLDFVCIGAGDTIHVVELKRPRAKIGKDELSQLEEYVAFIKQQLGNAPNGRSYRSASGYIIGEDIKDDFYTKEKIETLEKNRMYVRKYADLLSMAKKLHHDFSEKIKSKS